A genomic region of Candidatus Falkowbacteria bacterium contains the following coding sequences:
- a CDS encoding signal peptidase II, producing MQIRYKTTAVFLAVVFLFMADRWLKSLAMAGFSREIIGYLLVFDFSKNFGIAFSLPFPGHLLPILVGSIILILTHFARLAYLQQDFFLVSAYVLIIGGSISNLFDRLRYGFVVDYLEVAYFSILNVADMMIFCGVLWLLILFHKKRPTTG from the coding sequence ATGCAGATCAGATACAAGACAACAGCAGTATTTTTGGCTGTTGTCTTTTTATTTATGGCAGACCGCTGGCTTAAGTCGTTAGCTATGGCTGGCTTTAGCAGGGAAATCATCGGATATCTCCTGGTGTTCGATTTCAGCAAGAATTTCGGCATCGCCTTTTCTTTGCCTTTCCCGGGGCACCTGCTTCCGATTTTGGTCGGAAGCATAATATTGATCCTGACGCACTTCGCTCGGCTGGCTTATTTGCAGCAAGATTTTTTTCTCGTAAGCGCGTATGTTTTGATTATCGGCGGGTCGATAAGCAACTTGTTCGATCGCCTGCGTTACGGTTTTGTCGTCGACTATCTGGAGGTCGCATATTTCAGTATCCTTAATGTCGCAGATATGATGATCTTTTGCGGCGTCCTCTGGCTATTAATACTTTTCCATAAAAAAAGGCCGACCACTGGGTGA
- a CDS encoding protein kinase family protein, which translates to MNIEKSLRHPLAAENLPEIDVEDQADKLLATFPSELQRQWRTFFEESEDQQAAYVRILEIAGKRQNAIQPKSEGKTFDLKLSKEAAKRNEEWQKALIEDVGTIIERNPEPIGVGRTAKVHKRALKDGSTASYCLKIIINTKKSEYLRDNDIGTEFSFLEKLESLNVDGARISLPYACIQNQDKHVLVMENIDGVSIQDVLDDKEKLPDGFDPDVFFTKLENFIRKMHERSIHHRDLHAGNVMIDRNTLDPRVIDFGMAIKIMGDEDPYIRRDERKEKLWVYINDLVGLKENKKLLFEHLHNKNQKGGQPT; encoded by the coding sequence ATGAATATAGAAAAATCTTTAAGGCACCCCCTTGCCGCTGAAAACCTCCCAGAAATTGACGTCGAAGACCAGGCTGATAAGCTGCTGGCGACTTTTCCATCTGAATTACAGAGACAGTGGCGGACTTTTTTTGAAGAGAGCGAAGACCAGCAGGCCGCCTATGTGCGCATCTTGGAAATTGCGGGAAAAAGACAAAATGCCATTCAGCCAAAGAGCGAAGGCAAAACCTTCGACCTGAAACTAAGCAAGGAGGCTGCCAAAAGAAATGAAGAATGGCAAAAAGCCCTGATTGAGGATGTCGGCACCATAATTGAAAGGAATCCCGAACCTATCGGTGTCGGGCGAACCGCCAAGGTGCACAAAAGGGCGCTCAAGGACGGGTCAACCGCCAGCTACTGTCTGAAGATCATTATCAATACGAAAAAATCGGAATACTTGCGCGACAACGATATTGGAACCGAATTCTCATTCCTTGAGAAGTTGGAATCACTAAATGTTGACGGCGCCAGGATTTCCCTGCCGTACGCCTGTATCCAAAACCAGGACAAGCATGTCTTGGTCATGGAAAACATCGACGGCGTCAGCATCCAGGACGTCTTGGATGACAAAGAAAAGTTACCAGATGGATTCGATCCTGATGTATTTTTCACTAAGTTAGAGAACTTCATACGAAAAATGCATGAACGCAGCATCCATCATCGCGATCTACATGCCGGCAACGTCATGATTGACCGCAATACCCTCGATCCGCGCGTGATTGATTTCGGCATGGCCATAAAAATTATGGGCGATGAGGATCCCTATATCAGGCGCGATGAACGCAAGGAAAAGCTATGGGTATATATAAACGATTTGGTGGGCCTGAAAGAGAATAAAAAATTATTGTTTGAACATTTGCATAATAAAAACCAGAAAGGAGGGCAGCCGACATGA
- a CDS encoding TraR/DksA family transcriptional regulator, giving the protein MEKDILNTIKEDLLKEREQIRAELAKLGGDEAGTVFPEYGDKPDENAQEIDSYTTNLATERILIDNLRDIDNALKRIEDGSYGTCKYCGNPINPKRLIARPVASACVDCKSKLQNGA; this is encoded by the coding sequence ATGGAAAAAGATATACTGAACACAATCAAGGAAGATTTATTGAAAGAACGCGAACAGATCAGGGCCGAACTCGCCAAATTGGGCGGGGATGAGGCTGGAACTGTCTTTCCTGAATATGGCGATAAGCCTGATGAAAATGCCCAAGAAATCGATAGCTACACCACCAATCTGGCAACTGAGCGCATCTTGATCGACAACCTTCGTGATATCGACAATGCCCTGAAAAGGATCGAGGACGGAAGCTATGGCACTTGCAAGTATTGCGGCAATCCCATCAATCCCAAACGGTTGATCGCCAGACCGGTGGCTAGCGCTTGCGTTGATTGCAAGAGCAAGCTGCAGAACGGAGCCTAA